One window from the genome of Osmerus eperlanus chromosome 1, fOsmEpe2.1, whole genome shotgun sequence encodes:
- the slc2a1b gene encoding solute carrier family 2, facilitated glucose transporter member 1 — protein sequence MDSSEKKVTFPLMLAVGAAVIGSLQFGYNTGVINAPQKIIEQFLNETWFERYQEPISKTSLTTLWSVSVAIFSVGGIFGSFSVGLFVNRFGRKRSMLMANSLAFISATLMGFSKLGGSWEMLILGRFVVGLYSGLSTGFVPMYVGEVAPTALRGALGTLHQLGIVVGILMAQVFGMEALLGNAALWPFLLGFTFLPAVLQCILLPFCPESPRYLLINKNEESKAKTALKKLRGTSDVGAAMQEMKEESRQMMREKKVTIPELFRSPLYRQPILIAIMLQLSQQLSGINAVFYYSTSIFEKAGVAQPVYATIGAGVVNTAFTVVSLFVVERAGRRSLHLLGLMGMAGSAVLMTIALALLDQLPWMSYISIVAIFGFVAFFEIGPGPIPWFIVAELFSQGPRPSAFAVAGFSNWTANFIVGMCFQYVLDLCGPYVFVIFTVLLLCFFVFTYFKVPETKGRTFDQISSGFRQSAGGGEKHSPDELNSLGADSPL from the exons ATCATCGAGCAGTTCCTGAACGAGACGTGGTTCGAGCGCTACCAGGAGCCCATCTCCAAGacctccctcaccaccctctggtCCGTGTCGGTCGCCATCTTCTCCGTCGGAGGAATCTTTGGCTCCTTCTCTGTCGGACTGTTCGTCAACCGCTTCGGAAG gaagaGGTCCATGCTGATGGCTAATTCGCTGGCCTTCATCTCGGCGACCCTCATGGGTTTCTCCAAGCTGGGCGGCTCGTGGGAGATGCTGATCCTGGGCCGCTTTGTAGTGGGGCTGTACTCTGGCTTATCCACGGGGTTCGTGCCCATGTACGTGGGGGAGGTGGCCCCCACTGCCCTGAGGGGGGCCCTGGGCACTCTGCACCAGCTGGGCATCGTGGTGGGGATCCTCATGGCACAG gTGTTTGGTATGGAGGCCCTGCTGGGGAACGCGGCCCTGTGGCCCTTCCTGCTGGGCTTCACCTTCCTGCCTGCGGTGCTGCAGTGCATCCTGCTGCCCTTCTGCCCAGAGAGCCCCCGCTACCTGCTCATCAACAAGAACGAGGAGAGCAAGGCCAAGACCG ctctgAAGAAGCTGAGAGGGACGTCTGACGTTGGCGCGGCGAtgcaggagatgaaggaggagagcCGTCAGATGATGAGGGAGAAGAAGGTGACCATCCCGGAGCTGTTCCGCTCCCCTCTGTACCGCCAGCCCATCCTCATCGCCATCATGCTGCAGCTCTCCCAGCAGCTGTCCGGCATCAACGCT GTGTTCTATTACTCCACCAGCATCTTTGAGAAAGCGGGCGTGGCCCAGCCGGTCTACGCCACCATCGGCGCCGGCGTGGTCAACACGGCCTTCACAGTGGTCTCG CTGTTTGTGGTGGAGCGGGCAGGGCGCAGGTCGCTCCACCTGCTGGGGCTGATGGGGATGGCCGGCTCTGCTGTCCTCATGACCATCGCTCTGGCTCTGCTG GACCAGCTGCCCTGGATGTCGTACATCAGCATCGTTGCGATCTTCGGCTTTGTGGCGTTCTTCGAGATCGGCCCCGGGCCCATCCCCTGGTTCATCGTGGCTGAGCTGTTCTCCCAGGGGCCGCGGCCCTCGGCCTTCGCTGTGGCCGGCTTCTCCAACTGGACCGCCAACTTCATAGTGGGCATGTGCTTCCAGTATGTGCTG GATCTGTGTGGCCCCTACGTGTTCGTCATCTTCACAGTGCTCCTGCTATGCTTCTTCGTCTTCACCTACTTCAAGGTCCCAGAGACCAAGGGCCGCACCTTCGACCAGATCTCCTCCGGCTTCCGCCAGTCGGCCGGCGGCGGGGAAAAACACTCCCCCGATGAGCTCAACAGCCTTGGGGCCGACTCCCCGCTCTGA
- the im:7151449 gene encoding P-selectin isoform X1: protein MKYFHEKHLRSLTTCLYFVFFFVKSGKGECPRPQGQNNMVLTNEALLMNHFPEGSTATFECSNGYVIEQGSGIVRCTSGAWSEPQMTCQKKDCGTPKKILHMNYDLSEGTLFGAKVRMYCDEGFQLEGTSYRHCYATGWSGRAKCEDVICDEPTEIKNGTIVSSHTGDVKYLEVVEYSCDEGYTLVGNNSVFCNDNGEYSRLPPECKVKTCPTPDIPFSIPTQGAPPFLYKDTMSVTCEDGFSLRGPARLQCEHHGWSSPFPQCIREPSSIGTTEAETSTNSKSPSEKSSKAPTRPTPTWIQGKHEIIEKNEQEDMPARNSGYTVVIMSVISTVIIVVILLYILHRFVKRKGSYHTGEDTKADLVQFHYYKYTPRTPVGAVGQPVPGSLRGGGGGQVIQSL from the exons ATGAAATACTTTCACGAGAAGCACTTGCGGTCATTGACGACCTGCTtatattttgtgtttttttttgtgaaaagTGGAAAGG GGGAGTGCCCTAGACCACAGGGACAGAACAACATGGTTTTAACAAATGAAGCTCTCCTAATGAATCATTTCCCAGAGGGCTCCACAGCCACGTTTGAGTGCTCCAACGGGTATGTCATTGAGCAGGGGTCTGGAATTGTGCGCTGCACCTCTGGAGCATGGAGCGAGCCTCAAATGACCTGCCAAA AAAAGGACTGTGGCACCCCTAAAAAAATTCTGCACATGAATTATGATCTAAGCGAAGGCACTCTGTTTGGTGCAAAAGTGAGGATGTACTGTGATGAAGG GTTTCAACTGGAGGGCACCAGCTACAGACATTGCTATGCAACAGGCTGGAGTGGCAGAGCCAAGTGTGAAG ACGTAATCTGTGACGAACCCACAGAGATAAAGAATGGCACGATAGTGTCATCACACACAGGTGATGTAAAGTATCTGGAGGTCGTTGAGTACTCCTGTGATGAAGGTTACACCCTCGTTGGAAACAACTCCGTATTTTGCAATGACAATGGTGAATACAGCAGATTGCCTCCAGAATGTAAAG TTAAAACATGTCCTACCCCTGACATACCGTTCAGCATTCCAACCCAAGGTGCACCACCATTCTTATATAAAGACACCATGTCAGTTACATGTGAGGATGGGTTCAGCTTGCGAGGCCCAGCACGTCTGCAGTGTGAGCACCACGGATGGTCCTCACCTTTTCCACAGTGCATCAGAG AGCCCAGCAGCATTGGTACCACAGAGGCAGAGACCAGCACCAACAGCAAGTCTCCTTCAGAAAAGTCTTCGAAAGCCCCGACCAGACCTACACCAACCTGGATACAAG GGAAACATGAGATTATAGAGAAGAACGAACAAGAGGACATGCCTGCAAGAAACAGTG GATATACAGTGGTCATTATGAGTGTGATCTCCACTGTCATAA TCGTTGTAATACTACTGTACATATTACACCGGTTTGTTAAGAGGAAAGg CTCATACCACACGGGGGAAGACACCAAAGCGGACTTAGTACAGTTTCACTATTATAAATACACACCAAG GACTCCTGTTGGGGCTGTGGGCCAGCCTGTGCCTGGCTCTctgaggggaggtggtggaggccaGGTGATCCAGTCTCTCTGA
- the im:7151449 gene encoding complement decay-accelerating factor, GPI-anchored isoform X5, giving the protein MKYFHEKHLRSLTTCLYFVFFFVKSGKGECPRPQGQNNMVLTNEALLMNHFPEGSTATFECSNGYVIEQGSGIVRCTSGAWSEPQMTCQKKDCGTPKKILHMNYDLSEGTLFGAKVRMYCDEGFQLEGTSYRHCYATGWSGRAKCEDVICDEPTEIKNGTIVSSHTGDVKYLEVVEYSCDEGYTLVGNNSVFCNDNGEYSRLPPECKEPSSIGTTEAETSTNSKSPSEKSSKAPTRPTPTWIQGKHEIIEKNEQEDMPARNSGYTVVIMSVISTVIIVVILLYILHRFVKRKGSYHTGEDTKADLVQFHYYKYTPRTPVGAVGQPVPGSLRGGGGGQVIQSL; this is encoded by the exons ATGAAATACTTTCACGAGAAGCACTTGCGGTCATTGACGACCTGCTtatattttgtgtttttttttgtgaaaagTGGAAAGG GGGAGTGCCCTAGACCACAGGGACAGAACAACATGGTTTTAACAAATGAAGCTCTCCTAATGAATCATTTCCCAGAGGGCTCCACAGCCACGTTTGAGTGCTCCAACGGGTATGTCATTGAGCAGGGGTCTGGAATTGTGCGCTGCACCTCTGGAGCATGGAGCGAGCCTCAAATGACCTGCCAAA AAAAGGACTGTGGCACCCCTAAAAAAATTCTGCACATGAATTATGATCTAAGCGAAGGCACTCTGTTTGGTGCAAAAGTGAGGATGTACTGTGATGAAGG GTTTCAACTGGAGGGCACCAGCTACAGACATTGCTATGCAACAGGCTGGAGTGGCAGAGCCAAGTGTGAAG ACGTAATCTGTGACGAACCCACAGAGATAAAGAATGGCACGATAGTGTCATCACACACAGGTGATGTAAAGTATCTGGAGGTCGTTGAGTACTCCTGTGATGAAGGTTACACCCTCGTTGGAAACAACTCCGTATTTTGCAATGACAATGGTGAATACAGCAGATTGCCTCCAGAATGTAAAG AGCCCAGCAGCATTGGTACCACAGAGGCAGAGACCAGCACCAACAGCAAGTCTCCTTCAGAAAAGTCTTCGAAAGCCCCGACCAGACCTACACCAACCTGGATACAAG GGAAACATGAGATTATAGAGAAGAACGAACAAGAGGACATGCCTGCAAGAAACAGTG GATATACAGTGGTCATTATGAGTGTGATCTCCACTGTCATAA TCGTTGTAATACTACTGTACATATTACACCGGTTTGTTAAGAGGAAAGg CTCATACCACACGGGGGAAGACACCAAAGCGGACTTAGTACAGTTTCACTATTATAAATACACACCAAG GACTCCTGTTGGGGCTGTGGGCCAGCCTGTGCCTGGCTCTctgaggggaggtggtggaggccaGGTGATCCAGTCTCTCTGA
- the im:7151449 gene encoding P-selectin isoform X3 produces MKYFHEKHLRSLTTCLYFVFFFVKSGKGECPRPQGQNNMVLTNEALLMNHFPEGSTATFECSNGYVIEQGSGIVRCTSGAWSEPQMTCQKKDCGTPKKILHMNYDLSEGTLFGAKVRMYCDEGFQLEGTSYRHCYATGWSGRAKCEDVICDEPTEIKNGTIVSSHTGDVKYLEVVEYSCDEGYTLVGNNSVFCNDNGEYSRLPPECKVKTCPTPDIPFSIPTQGAPPFLYKDTMSVTCEDGFSLRGPARLQCEHHGWSSPFPQCIREPSSIGTTEAETSTNSKSPSEKSSKAPTRPTPTWIQGKHEIIEKNEQEDMPARNSGYTVVIMSVISTVIIVVILLYILHRFVKRKGTPVGAVGQPVPGSLRGGGGGQVIQSL; encoded by the exons ATGAAATACTTTCACGAGAAGCACTTGCGGTCATTGACGACCTGCTtatattttgtgtttttttttgtgaaaagTGGAAAGG GGGAGTGCCCTAGACCACAGGGACAGAACAACATGGTTTTAACAAATGAAGCTCTCCTAATGAATCATTTCCCAGAGGGCTCCACAGCCACGTTTGAGTGCTCCAACGGGTATGTCATTGAGCAGGGGTCTGGAATTGTGCGCTGCACCTCTGGAGCATGGAGCGAGCCTCAAATGACCTGCCAAA AAAAGGACTGTGGCACCCCTAAAAAAATTCTGCACATGAATTATGATCTAAGCGAAGGCACTCTGTTTGGTGCAAAAGTGAGGATGTACTGTGATGAAGG GTTTCAACTGGAGGGCACCAGCTACAGACATTGCTATGCAACAGGCTGGAGTGGCAGAGCCAAGTGTGAAG ACGTAATCTGTGACGAACCCACAGAGATAAAGAATGGCACGATAGTGTCATCACACACAGGTGATGTAAAGTATCTGGAGGTCGTTGAGTACTCCTGTGATGAAGGTTACACCCTCGTTGGAAACAACTCCGTATTTTGCAATGACAATGGTGAATACAGCAGATTGCCTCCAGAATGTAAAG TTAAAACATGTCCTACCCCTGACATACCGTTCAGCATTCCAACCCAAGGTGCACCACCATTCTTATATAAAGACACCATGTCAGTTACATGTGAGGATGGGTTCAGCTTGCGAGGCCCAGCACGTCTGCAGTGTGAGCACCACGGATGGTCCTCACCTTTTCCACAGTGCATCAGAG AGCCCAGCAGCATTGGTACCACAGAGGCAGAGACCAGCACCAACAGCAAGTCTCCTTCAGAAAAGTCTTCGAAAGCCCCGACCAGACCTACACCAACCTGGATACAAG GGAAACATGAGATTATAGAGAAGAACGAACAAGAGGACATGCCTGCAAGAAACAGTG GATATACAGTGGTCATTATGAGTGTGATCTCCACTGTCATAA TCGTTGTAATACTACTGTACATATTACACCGGTTTGTTAAGAGGAAAGg GACTCCTGTTGGGGCTGTGGGCCAGCCTGTGCCTGGCTCTctgaggggaggtggtggaggccaGGTGATCCAGTCTCTCTGA
- the im:7151449 gene encoding P-selectin isoform X4, which produces MKYFHEKHLRSLTTCLYFVFFFVKSGKGECPRPQGQNNMVLTNEALLMNHFPEGSTATFECSNGYVIEQGSGIVRCTSGAWSEPQMTCQKKDCGTPKKILHMNYDLSEGTLFGAKVRMYCDEGFQLEGTSYRHCYATGWSGRAKCEDVICDEPTEIKNGTIVSSHTGDVKYLEVVEYSCDEGYTLVGNNSVFCNDNGEYSRLPPECKVKTCPTPDIPFSIPTQGAPPFLYKDTMSVTCEDGFSLRGPARLQCEHHGWSSPFPQCIREPSSIGTTEAETSTNSKSPSEKSSKAPTRPTPTWIQGKHEIIEKNEQEDMPARNSGYTVVIMSVISTVIRLLLGLWASLCLAL; this is translated from the exons ATGAAATACTTTCACGAGAAGCACTTGCGGTCATTGACGACCTGCTtatattttgtgtttttttttgtgaaaagTGGAAAGG GGGAGTGCCCTAGACCACAGGGACAGAACAACATGGTTTTAACAAATGAAGCTCTCCTAATGAATCATTTCCCAGAGGGCTCCACAGCCACGTTTGAGTGCTCCAACGGGTATGTCATTGAGCAGGGGTCTGGAATTGTGCGCTGCACCTCTGGAGCATGGAGCGAGCCTCAAATGACCTGCCAAA AAAAGGACTGTGGCACCCCTAAAAAAATTCTGCACATGAATTATGATCTAAGCGAAGGCACTCTGTTTGGTGCAAAAGTGAGGATGTACTGTGATGAAGG GTTTCAACTGGAGGGCACCAGCTACAGACATTGCTATGCAACAGGCTGGAGTGGCAGAGCCAAGTGTGAAG ACGTAATCTGTGACGAACCCACAGAGATAAAGAATGGCACGATAGTGTCATCACACACAGGTGATGTAAAGTATCTGGAGGTCGTTGAGTACTCCTGTGATGAAGGTTACACCCTCGTTGGAAACAACTCCGTATTTTGCAATGACAATGGTGAATACAGCAGATTGCCTCCAGAATGTAAAG TTAAAACATGTCCTACCCCTGACATACCGTTCAGCATTCCAACCCAAGGTGCACCACCATTCTTATATAAAGACACCATGTCAGTTACATGTGAGGATGGGTTCAGCTTGCGAGGCCCAGCACGTCTGCAGTGTGAGCACCACGGATGGTCCTCACCTTTTCCACAGTGCATCAGAG AGCCCAGCAGCATTGGTACCACAGAGGCAGAGACCAGCACCAACAGCAAGTCTCCTTCAGAAAAGTCTTCGAAAGCCCCGACCAGACCTACACCAACCTGGATACAAG GGAAACATGAGATTATAGAGAAGAACGAACAAGAGGACATGCCTGCAAGAAACAGTG GATATACAGTGGTCATTATGAGTGTGATCTCCACTGTCATAA GACTCCTGTTGGGGCTGTGGGCCAGCCTGTGCCTGGCTCTctga
- the im:7151449 gene encoding P-selectin isoform X2: MKYFHEKHLRSLTTCLYFVFFFVKSGKGECPRPQGQNNMVLTNEALLMNHFPEGSTATFECSNGYVIEQGSGIVRCTSGAWSEPQMTCQKKDCGTPKKILHMNYDLSEGTLFGAKVRMYCDEGFQLEGTSYRHCYATGWSGRAKCEDVICDEPTEIKNGTIVSSHTGDVKYLEVVEYSCDEGYTLVGNNSVFCNDNGEYSRLPPECKVKTCPTPDIPFSIPTQGAPPFLYKDTMSVTCEDGFSLRGPARLQCEHHGWSSPFPQCIREPSSIGTTEAETSTNSKSPSEKSSKAPTRPTPTWIQGKHEIIEKNEQEDMPARNSGYTVVIMSVISTVIIVVILLYILHRFVKRKGSYHTGEDTKADLVQFHYYKYTPRYQNVPLYEHNPNS; encoded by the exons ATGAAATACTTTCACGAGAAGCACTTGCGGTCATTGACGACCTGCTtatattttgtgtttttttttgtgaaaagTGGAAAGG GGGAGTGCCCTAGACCACAGGGACAGAACAACATGGTTTTAACAAATGAAGCTCTCCTAATGAATCATTTCCCAGAGGGCTCCACAGCCACGTTTGAGTGCTCCAACGGGTATGTCATTGAGCAGGGGTCTGGAATTGTGCGCTGCACCTCTGGAGCATGGAGCGAGCCTCAAATGACCTGCCAAA AAAAGGACTGTGGCACCCCTAAAAAAATTCTGCACATGAATTATGATCTAAGCGAAGGCACTCTGTTTGGTGCAAAAGTGAGGATGTACTGTGATGAAGG GTTTCAACTGGAGGGCACCAGCTACAGACATTGCTATGCAACAGGCTGGAGTGGCAGAGCCAAGTGTGAAG ACGTAATCTGTGACGAACCCACAGAGATAAAGAATGGCACGATAGTGTCATCACACACAGGTGATGTAAAGTATCTGGAGGTCGTTGAGTACTCCTGTGATGAAGGTTACACCCTCGTTGGAAACAACTCCGTATTTTGCAATGACAATGGTGAATACAGCAGATTGCCTCCAGAATGTAAAG TTAAAACATGTCCTACCCCTGACATACCGTTCAGCATTCCAACCCAAGGTGCACCACCATTCTTATATAAAGACACCATGTCAGTTACATGTGAGGATGGGTTCAGCTTGCGAGGCCCAGCACGTCTGCAGTGTGAGCACCACGGATGGTCCTCACCTTTTCCACAGTGCATCAGAG AGCCCAGCAGCATTGGTACCACAGAGGCAGAGACCAGCACCAACAGCAAGTCTCCTTCAGAAAAGTCTTCGAAAGCCCCGACCAGACCTACACCAACCTGGATACAAG GGAAACATGAGATTATAGAGAAGAACGAACAAGAGGACATGCCTGCAAGAAACAGTG GATATACAGTGGTCATTATGAGTGTGATCTCCACTGTCATAA TCGTTGTAATACTACTGTACATATTACACCGGTTTGTTAAGAGGAAAGg CTCATACCACACGGGGGAAGACACCAAAGCGGACTTAGTACAGTTTCACTATTATAAATACACACCAAGGTACCAGAACGTTCCTTTATATGAACACAATCCAAACAGCTAA